GCCACCTGCAGCCCAAATGCTGAGTAACCAAGCCAAGAGCTGGATGAATCATCTGTGGAATCCAAATAGCTGGAGACAGAAAATAAGCAAGTCCTGGGAATGTTGTAGTCTGTCAGACATCCAAAACTCTCTGGATGCCTTTGAATAGGTTTGAGTTTTTCAGCTAGCATTTATCCACTGGGCTCCCTTGGTATGACAAGGAATTGCACAAGCACAGTTAATTTCCCTTCTCGCTGCCAGCTCCTGGAGAATTTCCATAAAAATGCTGTTTCTCTACTTTGAAACATAAGAAGAAGTTCAGTGTGTCCCATctggcagggatttggggcgggaggagcagccctgcctccGTGCTCAGCTGCACGTGGCGCTGATGGCAAAGGAACTCAGGGTTTCCTCCAAAATAGAAAATAACCTAAAAATAGAGCTGTGAGGGCCTGGCTGTCCTGTGAGGCCATTGTGTGGGATGTGGCAGTGTGGGACAGCCAgcagtgtccccgtgtcccggCCCTGGGCGGATGTCCTGCTCCCggacagctcctgctgggagtGCAGCACAGCTGGCCTGGCTGATGCCAGTCCTGGGGGGCTTTGGGAGGGGGCTTGGTGCCAAGGGGttctcctgccagcctgggttgtggtgtcccagctgtcccctgccTGGTGGCACAGGAGGGATGCTGTGTGTACTCCCTGAGCCCTCGTGCCCTGTGTGTCTGTGGGATCCCCATGGCTGGGGGGTCCCCTGGGCTCGTTGGGGAGGGGAATGGGGGTTCTGGCCATGGTGGATGTGTTGCAGGGACCAGgccctgtgctgtgtcctgggctgtgcagctctggggaggagctgggtatccttcccctccccttctgGAGCACAGGGATTGCTGGCTCCTGACTTGAgtagcccagagcagctgtggctgcctgaatgtgtccaaggccaggctgggtggggcttggagcaacctgggctagtggaaggtgtccctgcccatggaactggatgatctttaggtcccttccagctcaaacTGTTCCATGAATCTGTGATCCTCTCCTGTCCGTCCCTTGGCTGTCACCCCAGGGACCACTGTCCCATCCAGCTTCTCCTCATTTGCTGAATTTGGTCATGAAGGTGCCACTCAAGACCTCTGGGCTTGGTTGAGGGCTGTGAGGGCTCGTGAGGAGCACAGCAggctcagggatggggacagggacagggacaggctgtgggcaggctCTGGCAGGCCAGGCTGCCATGGCCAGCTGTCCGTGTTGCAGCCACCTCCTTGGGGTGGTGAGCTGTGGatgaggggatggagcacagccctgggagtTGGTAAAACCCTgctccagggagaggagcaggagggggtGTTGGGGAGCCAGCTTGGGGTCCCCATGTGCTGGGACACCCCtggctgagctgtccctgtgtactgggacacccctggctgagctgtcccctgtcgcagacatcttttatgaaaaatgctttccttaggatttttcctcctgagaagctgagaggcctcaagaacaaaatgtaaacattgattatctggtGCCGTGGAATGCAACAAGtagatctttgattggcccatgttaattgtttctaattaataaccaatcacagcccagctggctcagacagagtccgagccacaaacctttgttatcattctttctattctattcttagccagccttctgatgaaatcctttcttctattcttttagtatagttttaatataatatatatcataaaataataaatcaaaccttctgaaacatggagtcagatcctcatctcttccctcatcctgggacccctgtgaacaccatcataatccctgtgtgctgggtcacccctggctgagctgtccccgtgtgtcgcagacatctttcatgaaaaatcctttcttaggatttttccttgtgagaagctgcagtttcagcaaccaaaagtaaacaatggttatctgctgctgcagaatgcaacaggtagacctgtgattggtctcctgtggatgtttggatttcctgaccactcataacagagctggctcttgctctctgtctgagacacagatctttgttattcattcttgtctattcttagcttagctagcttctgaagaaaccttttcctttctattgctttttagtatagtcttaatgtaacatatatcataaaataataaatcaagccttctgatcatagagtcaacattctcgtctcttcttcatcctgaaaccccttgtgaccatggtcacaccTGTGTGCTGGGACACCCCTGTCTGAGCTGTCCCCGTGTGCTGGGACACCCCtggctgagctgtccctgtgtgctgggacacccctggctgagctgtccctgtgtgctggaacacccctggctgagctgtccctgtgtgctgggaCACCCCTGGCTGAGCTGTCCCCGTGTGCTGGGACACCCCTGACTGAGCTCTCCCCGTGTGCTGGGACACCCCtggctgagctgtccctgtgtgctgggacacccctggctgagctgtccctgtgtgctgggacacccctggctgagctgtccctgtgtgctgggggacacccctggctgagctgtccctgtgtgctgggggacactcctggctgagctgtccctgtgtgctgggacacctctggctgagctgtccctgtgtgctgggggaCACCCCTGGCTGAGCTGTTCCTGTGTGTTGGGACACCTCTGGCTGAGCTGTCCCCGTGTGCTGGGACACTCCTGGCTGAGCTGTCCCCGTGTGCTGGGACACCCCTGGCTGAGCTGTCCCTTCCTGTGCAGGCCTGCCGTGATTTCCTGGATTTAGCCGAGAGCCACAGCCGGAAATGGCAGCGGCTGCTGCAGCATGAGCGGGAGCAGCGGATCCGCCTGGAGGAGACCATCGAGCAGCTAGCCAAGCAGCACAACAGCTTGGAGCGAGCCTGCCGCGGGGCACCCGGCCTGGCCacgggcactgccagcagcgcCAGCGCCACCAAgggtgagcacagcctggggctgcgagaggggctggcagggacagggatgttTGTTAGGGGatcctgggaggggacagggatgttAGGGGatcctgggaggggacagggatgctcagggatcCCTATATGGGACAGGGCTGTTAGGGGATCCCCAGGATGGGACAGAGATGTTAGGGGATcttgggatgggacagggatgtTAGGGGaccctgggatgggacagggatgtTAGGGGATCTTGGAATGGGACAGGGTTGCTTGGGGACTAGGATGAGACAGGGCTGCTCggggtgctgggaggggatAGGGCTGCTCAGGGGTCCTAGGATGAGACAGGGCTGTTAGGGGAtcctgggatgggacaggggtaTTAGGGGATCCTGAAATGGGACAGGGATGTTAGGGGGtcctgggatggagcagggctgctcagggatcCCTGAGATGGGTCAGGGCTGTTAGGGGATCCTGAAATGGGACAGGGATGTTCAGGGACccatgggatgggacagggctgTTCAGGGATCCCcaggatgggacagggatgTTAGGGGATCCTGAAATGGGACAGAGCTGTTCAGGGATCCCCAGGATGGGACAGGGGTGTtagggggtccctggggtgggACAGAGCTGTTCAGGGACCCCTGGGATGGATCAGGGcattctgcctggctgctcccagcgaGCTGCCAGCAATGGGAAGGGTACCCAAGGCAATGCCCTGTATCCCCATGGTATTTTTCTAAATGGTTCCCATTACACCATAATTATTCCTAATTGTCCTTGCTCAGGGACTTGGATGTCCCCAAGGTTCAGATGCAGAgagggctgtgtccccagctcaCTCATGCTATTCCAGGCTGTTTTGGGAGCTTTAACCCTTACTGGTGGGCACATCTCTGGGTGCTGGAGGGCAGCCATGGCACTAGGAAAAGGTTCAGggtcccctggcactgctgagttGGCTGCGTGGGGTGGCAGTGGAACAACCAGGGCTGGTTTGCAATAAGATCCAACAGCTTTGCAGATTCCTGCCAAATGTCCTTCCCCCAGGGCAGCGTTAGTTACAGCCACAAACACTGCTCATAGTGCCTGATCTTACTTTTAAAGGAATTACAGACCCGAGGGAGAGAGCAGTGGCTGCTGGAGGTGGGAGGGATGTTGGTACCAGGCACTGCCCTCATTCCCCCtcaggggaggtttagtttGGATATTGGGGAATATTTCTTCATGGAGAGGGTTGTTTagctgtgtccccatccctggggggatTTAAcagctgtgtggatgtggcacctggggacacgggtTGGTGTGGCCTGGGGCTCGATGTCCTCAGAGGGTCCAGCAGCCAAAACAATTCTGAGGGGCAGCTGGGGGAaatggctgcagggacaggcacaaaTCCACCTGGGGTGGTGACACAGCTCCTCTGGAGAGCGGGAATGAGGCAGGGAACGGGATTgtctgggatggggcaggagcagggaaactGCCCTGGGAATTGGGCGCCGCAGCCATGgatctgtcctggcacagcagagcgGTGTTTGGGAATGGTGTTTGGGAATGGTGTTTGGGAACGGTGTTTGGGAACGGTGTTTGGGAATGGTGTTTGGTGTTTGGGAATGGTGTTTGGGAATGGTGTTTGGGAACGGTTTTTGggaatgtggggctgggaaccCTCTCCAGCATCACCTCAAACACGGGAtttgtttttcctgctttaATCCAAACCGGATTTCCCGGCGGACGGGGCGGTGCTGGAGCGGAGCCACACCAGGCGGGGGTTGGGCACGGCCGTGTCACctcaggcagcctggggacattTTCGGGGCTGCTCCCGAGCACGGCTTTGTGTGCCCGGCTtggggagcagggcacagcctggcttcGAGGAGCTGGAAATCGGTACAGCGTCCTCGGGGTGTGGAGTGGGATGCAGGGGGGGTCAGGCTGTGAGGGGACACggtgggggctctggggacagatCCCGCGGTGGCCTCTGTCTCAAAgcctctgtgccagcagggagTGTGCAGTCTGCCAAAGGAGAGGCCAGTGATGAAGATGAGGAGACCGAGTACTTCGATGCCATGGAGGATGCACCAGCTTTTATCACAGTAACTGCAGACCCCAAGCACCACAGGTACCGCCCCTGTCTGCCCGGGAATGCGGGGAGGGCTGGGAAGAGCCGGTgttctgcagcagcccctcccaCGGGGTCACTCTGAGGGCATGTCCTCCAGAACCTCCCCAGCCTCTGTCCAGAGGTCCATCCTgtgtccagctgctcctgcattcCTGGAGCGAGGCTGAGGGTGGCCCCCAGCTGTAGTGAAGCAGGTGAGGAAGGGCAGTGTCAGGCAGCGCTGTGGGAGAGCTGAGtcctctgcccctcagctgATGGCAGCAGGGACTTGGAGGGAAATCCCTTGGAGTGTTGGGCAGAGACAGGGAGCACCTTGCCTTGACAGAACAATGGAATCATGGGATGGGTAGGGCTGGAAGGAGCCTTAAAGCTCCTCTCATTCCACCCCCCTGTCATGGGCATGGGCACTTTCCACTattccaggttgctccaagcccctctATCCtagccttgggcactgccagggatggggcagtcaCAGCCTCTGTGGGCACCCTGTGTCAgcacctccccaccctcacagggaagaatttgttcccagtatcccattaaaccctgccctctgtctgCTGTCACCTGCTCTTACTCCTCCATGGACacctgggctggaggagcctgTGGTCTGACCCATGGTCACATCACTGGGCTTGGTGACAAAAGCAGAATCTCTgtgcccccagggctgtggctgagAATCCCTTCCTGAGCATCCTGTCTTTAGAATCCCCTCCTAACACCTGTGCACAGCCTCTGTCACCCCAGTTCCTTCCTGGCAGTCCCTGGGGGGGTTCAGGAGATGCTCTGGgggtgctgcacagccctgggtgttccctgccctgtgctccccacTGCTGTTCCTCCCCACAGGCGTTCGGGCAGCAACCTGAGCGGGGCCAGCGAGGGCCACCCCGAGGACTGGAACCTGGAGGACAGTGTGAGTGGGCTGGGCACGTGGGAagggtggtgctgctggggtggaaccagggcacaggggatggcTGTGAATGGACCCTGCATCTGGGTCCAGGTGCTCTGTGGTGGTTCCTCTGTGAGTCACAGATGTCAGCAGGCATCAGAGTCCTAAACATTCTCCTGAGGGAAGCAGGAGGGTGTTGGGGGACAGTTGTACCCATATTTCCCTGGACAACAGGCTTCCAGCAGTGCTCCTCAGGGGTCTCCTGGGCTGTGGTTGCTGTTCCTGGGAGATGCTGGGTCTGGTTTGGGTCCAGCTTACACCTGAGTTCCTTCTGTTGCTTCTGCAGGTGTTTGAGAGCTCAAATCAAAGCAGCTACAATGAGTCCACGGGCAAAGATCTCCTGccaaggaagaggagaaggactCGAATTCCTGACAAACCCAACTACAGCCTTAACCTCTGGAGCATCATGAAGAACTGCATTGGCAAGGAGCTCTCCAAGATCCCCATGCCCGTGAGTGTCCCTGGcaccagagctggcacagggggtgGATTTGGGCAGCTCTTGGCTGTGCAGAGCTTTGGGTTACAGCCCTGGATGGTCCTGCTGATgctgtggtggcacagcagccccaagcagggacaggagatTGTCACCAGGGATTGGATtttgtgctggcagctgctgcatgCTCATCATGGAattgtggaatggtttgggtggaaagggaacttaaagcccatccagtctCACtcccatgagcagggacacctctcactgtcccaggctgctcccagccccagtgtccagcctggccttgggcactgccagggatccaggggcagccccagctgctctgggcaccctgtgccagggcctgcccaccctgccagggaacaattcctgattcccaatatcccatccatccctgccctctggcagtgggagccattccctgggtcctgtccctccatcccttgtccccagtccctctgcagctctcctggagccccttcaggccctggcaggggctctgaggtgtccctggagccttctcctctccaggtgagcacccccagctctcccagcctggctccagagcagctccagccctcagagcatctctggtgcctcctctggactggCTCCAGCACATCCTTGCTCCTGGGcaagctggagcagaggggacATTGCCTGAGTGTCCTCTGCAtatccagctgctgcagaggcagggaggggagcaggacaCTGAATCCATGGGATTCATGCAGAAGGGACCCTGCTGCTGGTGATGTTTCCCCCCCTGTGATCCAGGACAGGACACTCAaggcccagccccacctgcaccaaccatggcagggctgggttccACCCCAGGGGCTCAGAGAGCCTCTTTTTCCTTACAGAGAGCAGCTTTTTGGTgaaggaggtgctgggggcagGTTTTGGGTGCTGCTGGTTCAGTCCTGGGGGCAAAGGCTCCCTGTGATGGCCAGAATGGGTTTGCTGGGGGGTGTGTGTGGAACAGCCCCCACATGGGCTGCACAGAGCCATATTCATGGTCCATCCTCTGCTGGGTAAAGAGCAGAGGGAGCACattccaggggctgggatgctGGATTAGTTGTGCTCTGTCTCTTCAAACAGAGCCTGAGTgagagctcagagctctgcctgaGAGTGATGAGCTGTCTCTTCCTTGTGCTATTTCCAGCTGGGATGGAcagcccagcaccatccagttctgcagcagcagcagatcagGGTGTGATGGGCACAGGAATAAGCTCAGGATGTGAAACCCCaacagctgctggtgcctggaGAGAGAATTTTATACTTCTCCTATCAATCAAATCATCCTGGGAGCTGCTTGAGTCCAAACCTGAGGGCAGGGTGGAAGGgaggaggtttagattaaatacaagaaaaaattGTTCCCCATGAGGgtctgaggccctggcacaggtgcccagagcagctggggctgcccctggatccctggcagtgcccaaggccaggctggacattggggctgggagcagcctgggacagtgggaggtgtccctgccatggcaggggtggcactgggtgggctttaaggtccctttccacccaaaccattctgggattctgtgaaatcTTGAAGGATCCCACAGTCCCTATGAAATGAGAAGGAAGGTCCTGCTAGAGATGCACCAGGATCCACCCCACAAGCTCAGCTGCATGTGGACATTCTTTGGGGAGATTCCTGAATAATTAAAGCATTTTTGAGGTTCTCTGAGGTCTTCTGAGACCCATCCCCTTCCTGGGGATGTGATGCACTGACAAACCCCTTGTGCAAACAGCTCCTTGATTCTCCTTCTGAATGAACAAACCTGCAGcactgaaaaggagaaaaacagttGCAGGAATTTGGGTGGATTCATCTTCTTCCCCCATGAAAGGCTTTTGCTCCCTGttgcctgagcagagctgaggatgCAGCTGGTGGTTTTGTTCTCTGCATCTCTCCCGAGAATTATCCCAAGTGATTTGCTCTTTATGTGGATTTGATGCTGCTCTttctccccagctccctctttcTCTGATGCTGTAAGATCCCTGCCACTTGCAGGCTAAATCCCTGAGTGGAAAATCTAAAAAAAGCTAAATCCTGGAATCTGGAGTTTGTTTTTTCTACTATGAAATATTTAACTTGGCTTACAGAAGTGGTTCTTCAGCCATCTGCTCctcttaaaatatatttctttgttttgagATGAAACTAAGAAGGCAGAAGACCTTTTGGCGCTCTGTCTTgctttcaattattttttaatttcagtattttcagaGTGAAAAATAGAGGTGTTGGAGTCCCAGGAGCAtggagaccccaaaatggggcttttccaggttttctgggcagctgggtcccctggcacacagggatggAGGTGAtgagggcaggctggggagcagcacatccctgtgctGTGGCCAGAGGGATGCTGCCTGGGAGGGGGCTGATCTCACTGTTGAGGCTCATTTTGGGGTCAGGGTGATACCTGGGCTGATCCCTGATCATCCCATGGGGCTCTTGGCTCCCCCACACCCCGAACCTTGGCGCTGCCTGGCACAGatcagggagcagagcacatATTCCCTTCCCTTTGGGCTTGGAGGTGCCTCTTGGGGATCTCTCCTGCTTTCTTAACCCCACCCTGTTCCCCTGCAGGTGAACTTCAACGAGCCCCTGTCCATGCTGCAGCGGCTCACGGAGGACCTGGAGTACCACGAGCTGCTGGACAAGGCAGTGAAGTGTGAGAGCTCCACAGAGCAGATGTGCTTTGTGGCCGCCTTCTCCGTGTCCTCCTACTCCACCACCGTCCACCGCACTGCAAAGCCATTCAACCCCCTGCTGGGGGAGACCTTCGAGCTGGAccgcctggaggagctgggcttCCGCTCCCTCTGCGAGCAggtgagccctggggctgctcctgctgctgccatcccgCTGGGGGCACCTCCCCGAGCCTTCCCGGGGCTCTTCTCCCAGAAATgggctggggacatggtggtggtggtggagtccccaccCCTGGGTGTCCAAGGAaggactggatgtggcactcggtgctctgggctgggtgacaagGTAGGGATGGGTCACAGGTTTGACTGGATTGGCTTGGCCCTTTGTCCCCAGGTTTGGAGCAGTTGCTGCAGTGGTGccaggctctgccaccagctcctTGTAGGACACCCAGGGGTGGACAAAGCCCTCCCTACCCAAACTTGTCAGATACATGTGGAGCGCTGGCTTGAGGCAGGATGGCAcctcctgtcccatcccatcccatcccatggatcccatcccatggatcccatcccatcccatcccatcctatcccatcccatggatcccatcccatcccatcccatcccatcccatcccatcccatcccatcccatcccatggatcccatcccatcccatggatcccatcccatggatcccatcccatggatcccatcccatcccatcccatcccatcccacctggcCATGCTGAGCAGGCTCTGTGAGGTCTCCTGGAAGTGTGACCCAAGGAGGGTCCTGCACTAGATAATCCCCACAATtcctggctctgctgtccctccccagccccagcgctgTGGGCCCAATGtcacccagctctgcctgtccccagatggcccatcccagcctgggagcCATGCCAGTGCCCCTGGCTGCAGTTGGACACTGCCAGCCACAAcctgagccctcctgcctgccagggtCAGAGGTGGCCTCAAGCCTCAGCCACCCCAGCACAGTGTCACAGAGCTGTCACAGAGCTCAGGTtctcccagctcagcagtgtCACACCTTCACCTCCCCTTgcctggcagcacttcctggcCTGTCACCTGGTTTAGCCTGGAAAGGATGGATCCATCCCTTGGCCAGCTGCCACCCTCACCTTCCTGGGGTACAGCTGGAAGTCCTGGGTAGATTTCTCAGCCTCAtcccagctgcagtgccaaACCCAGGGCTACCTGTCCCCCCACATCTCTCTCAGTCTTGCCTGTCCAGTACTGCTGGACACTCCTGACTGCATCATTCCCAAACTTTCATCATCCCTGTTCTCATTCTTTCACCCCCTTTTTCACCACACTCCTTCCtccatccctgttccctcccAAATAAATAACCTGCCTGGAATTGCTTTCTCTGGCTGGTCCCACTTTTCCTGTGTTTGTACCCAGATTTGATATTCCTGACCAGTTCCAGCCTCCTTTCCCACTGCTCTGAATTTTCCttggtgctgcctgtgctgctcagcctgCCAACGTGCCCAGCCAAGCAGTGATAATCCAGTGCCTGAAATCCAGTTATCCAAATAGgatttcctgctgctggtgcctggaTTTAATGGCGaggccctggccctgcccgtGTGTGTAATCCTGAGCTCGGGGCGCTCAGCCTGTAATTACAGCAGGGAAAtcatcccagagctctggggatccatgggtgcctgtgccaggctgtgccaccagctGAGAGCCTGCTGAGGACAGGTCCCTCTGCCTGGGATATTCTTGTTCCTGCCTTGGGTTTGGGCAGCTTTTTTTCCAGGGCAGGGCCATGTGAGCACCACCTCTAACAAGTCACTCTCAGGATTTAGGGTGCTGTGTCCACTTTTCCAGcctggtgtgtgtgtgagggagaAGCCAAAGTCTTGCTGTGTGTTCTGGACCAGTTGTGGGCCTGTGTCCTCTGGGATTTCCCAGGTGCTGTTCCAGTGGGATTACTGGGGTGCCAGCCCATCCATGTTTCTCAGCCAGgatcccaggagagcagggccgtGTCCTGGGCTCAGGGAACAACAGCATCTCACAGCAATGGTTGCTCAAGTGAAGATCTCATGAATCATGCTTTGAAATGAGCCTGAGCCAATCCTGGCAGGATCCTGGTGTGTCTCCctttgctgccagggcactgctgggggtgCCCCCGCTGCCCAGGAGGGGATTGTGGTGTGCAGGGGCACCCTTAGTGCCAAAGCTGATGTggtgcccagggcctggagcatcCTTATTGCTGGGCTGGTGTGGGGCTGTCCCTCTCTGAGCActcagctgggctctgtgtcTTCATgggctgtgtgtcctgtccccaggtgaGCCACCACCCCCCAGCGGCCGCCCACCACGTGTACTCCAGGCGAGGGTGGACGCTGTGGCAGGAGATCACCATCGCCAGCAAGTTCAGGGGCAAATACCTCTCCATCATGCCACTGGGTAGGTGATGGGTCCTGCAGTTCCCTGGCACTGACTGGCCTTGCACTGCTCATGCAAAACCCAGCAGTTAAAGAAACTGCTGCCTTTGCCTTGAGCAATTCCTTGGGTTCCCCTGGGGCTCTGAGAATCCCCTGGCTCACCTGGGACTTTGGGAGTtccctgggctcacctggggctCACTGGGTTCTGCCCCAGGCAGTTAAGGAGCCCAGGTTTGTGCTCCTGATCCAATGATCCAACAATAACATGTCTGCCCTGGAAGTGGAAATGATGCCAGCTGCAAAGGCTCCTTTGCTTTGGAAATACCCTGCTTGCCCAGGAAGTGATTTCTTCTTCCATGATATTTACAGTTTACTTGCTGCCTGTTTTAACTCTCTCCCTGCCAGTCAAGTGCAATAAGCTGCCTCCTTccagcattttattttccttttgcctgtcccagggctgggcagcatTCCCAGAGTGGTGCCAGTGCCTGAATCAACCAGGCAGCACATTTGTGACCTGCTTTAAAAGTGAGGGCTTTTGGCAGAGGGCAGAGGGCCTGGCAGGAGGTGTCCCTCCCTTTCTGGAGCAGACTAAGGGGGGGATGAACCCAGAGCCAGACCTGGTTGGGGGATGCAGGGAGAGGGATGGCTCTGGGGATGAGCACAGTGctggggtggtggtggtgggctCTGGGGAACACCTGCCCCTGCTGAGCTCAGATCATTCCTGTCTCCACAGGCGCCATCCACCTGGAGTTCCACTCCAGTGGGAACCACTATGTGTGGAGGAAAGTCACCTCCACAGTGCACAACATCATCGTGGGCAAGCTCTGGATCGACCAGGTGGGTGAGGACACAGTtctgcctggccctggggggCTGGAGGAGCATTGGGCacgggctcctgccacaatagGAAGCTGTGCTTCCCTGCAGGGGTGGGAGAGGCTTcctggagccttccctgcctctgcccGAGGCCAGCAGGTGCTGGGGGTGGCTGGAGTGAGGGACAgccactggtgctgctgtgcccagtgGGGAATTGGTACCTGCACTGCAACTAACACCTCCTCTGTCTCTCCCTGCTGTGGTTCTGTGTCTTTTATCCAGTCTGGTGAAATAGAGATTGTTAACCATAAGTCCAAAGATAAATGCCAGCTGAAATTTACCCCCTACAGCTACTTCTCCAGGGATGTTCCCCGCAAGGTGAGTATCCAGCAGGGACTCTGCTCCTTCAGGGGTCACTCCTgaggctcccagtgccactgggatgAGCCCCAgcatggggctgaggggctggccAGGCACCTCTAACGTGGGTCACCAGGGAGGGCTGGGTGGCACCTCCATGTCCCATGGTTTGGCTCTgatgtgctggagctgcagcactgagactgggaggggtttggtgGGTTGGACACCCACCTGCGAGGTCAGGGATGTCCAGGAGACACAGCACCACATCCAGCTGGGCACCTGGAGGCTGTGGTGTCCCCCTGGGCATTCCCACATGCCACAGAGCCGTGTCCCCCTGCCAGGTGACGGGGGTGGTCAGTGATGCCGACGGCAAAGCCCACTACGTCATGTCTGGCACATGGGATGAGAAGATGGAGTGCTCCAAGATCCTGCACAGCAGCCatggcagcaccagcactgagG
This portion of the Agelaius phoeniceus isolate bAgePho1 chromosome 18, bAgePho1.hap1, whole genome shotgun sequence genome encodes:
- the OSBP2 gene encoding oxysterol-binding protein 2 isoform X1 encodes the protein MGKAAALCGGGTRGLVSLLSAVPCLACHELPAMSAEPGGRGGGGPAGGAPAAPPGSDTYKGWLFKWTNYLKGYQRRWFVLSNGLLSYYRSSATVRSGGSSWKRLKNTPVPVRKMGTQAEMAHTCRGTINLSTAHIDTEDSCNIVLSNGGRTYHLKANSEVERQRWVTALELAKAKAIRMRNNQSDDSGDEEPASQSDKSELHGPLKTLSSKLEDLSTCNELIAKHGAALQRSLSELENLRLPADSGEKIKAVNERATLFRITSNAMINACRDFLDLAESHSRKWQRLLQHEREQRIRLEETIEQLAKQHNSLERACRGAPGLATGTASSASATKAGSVQSAKGEASDEDEETEYFDAMEDAPAFITVTADPKHHRRSGSNLSGASEGHPEDWNLEDSVFESSNQSSYNESTGKDLLPRKRRRTRIPDKPNYSLNLWSIMKNCIGKELSKIPMPVNFNEPLSMLQRLTEDLEYHELLDKAVKCESSTEQMCFVAAFSVSSYSTTVHRTAKPFNPLLGETFELDRLEELGFRSLCEQVSHHPPAAAHHVYSRRGWTLWQEITIASKFRGKYLSIMPLGAIHLEFHSSGNHYVWRKVTSTVHNIIVGKLWIDQSGEIEIVNHKSKDKCQLKFTPYSYFSRDVPRKVTGVVSDADGKAHYVMSGTWDEKMECSKILHSSHGSTSTEGKQKTVYQTLSPKVLWRKYPLPDNAENMYFFSELALTLNEPEERVAPTDSRLRPDQRLMESGRWDEANVEKQRLEEKQRAVRRRREAEAVEAMEEGKDYEGYLPLWFERKVDAVTGELICVYKGGYWEAKDKQDWSVCPDIF
- the OSBP2 gene encoding oxysterol-binding protein 2 isoform X5 gives rise to the protein MLSLGPAGCVLLLSSATVRSGGSSWKRLKNTPVPVRKMGTQAEMAHTCRGTINLSTAHIDTEDSCNIVLSNGGRTYHLKANSEVERQRWVTALELAKAKAIRMRNNQSDDSGDEEPASQSDKSELHGPLKTLSSKLEDLSTCNELIAKHGAALQRSLSELENLRLPADSGEKIKAVNERATLFRITSNAMINACRDFLDLAESHSRKWQRLLQHEREQRIRLEETIEQLAKQHNSLERACRGAPGLATGTASSASATKAGSVQSAKGEASDEDEETEYFDAMEDAPAFITVTADPKHHRRSGSNLSGASEGHPEDWNLEDSVFESSNQSSYNESTGKDLLPRKRRRTRIPDKPNYSLNLWSIMKNCIGKELSKIPMPVNFNEPLSMLQRLTEDLEYHELLDKAVKCESSTEQMCFVAAFSVSSYSTTVHRTAKPFNPLLGETFELDRLEELGFRSLCEQVSHHPPAAAHHVYSRRGWTLWQEITIASKFRGKYLSIMPLGAIHLEFHSSGNHYVWRKVTSTVHNIIVGKLWIDQSGEIEIVNHKSKDKCQLKFTPYSYFSRDVPRKVTGVVSDADGKAHYVMSGTWDEKMECSKILHSSHGSTSTEGKQKTVYQTLSPKVLWRKYPLPDNAENMYFFSELALTLNEPEERVAPTDSRLRPDQRLMESGRWDEANVEKQRLEEKQRAVRRRREAEAVEAMEEGKDYEGYLPLWFERKVDAVTGELICVYKGGYWEAKDKQDWSVCPDIF
- the OSBP2 gene encoding oxysterol-binding protein 2 isoform X3, whose product is MGKAAALCGGGTRGLVSLLSAVPCLACHELPAMSAEPGGRGGGGPAGGAPAAPPGSDTYKGWLFKWTNYLKGYQRRWFVLSNGLLSYYRTQAEMAHTCRGTINLSTAHIDTEDSCNIVLSNGGRTYHLKANSEVERQRWVTALELAKAKAIRMRNNQSDDSGDEEPASQSDKSELHGPLKTLSSKLEDLSTCNELIAKHGAALQRSLSELENLRLPADSGEKIKAVNERATLFRITSNAMINACRDFLDLAESHSRKWQRLLQHEREQRIRLEETIEQLAKQHNSLERACRGAPGLATGTASSASATKAGSVQSAKGEASDEDEETEYFDAMEDAPAFITVTADPKHHRRSGSNLSGASEGHPEDWNLEDSVFESSNQSSYNESTGKDLLPRKRRRTRIPDKPNYSLNLWSIMKNCIGKELSKIPMPVNFNEPLSMLQRLTEDLEYHELLDKAVKCESSTEQMCFVAAFSVSSYSTTVHRTAKPFNPLLGETFELDRLEELGFRSLCEQVSHHPPAAAHHVYSRRGWTLWQEITIASKFRGKYLSIMPLGAIHLEFHSSGNHYVWRKVTSTVHNIIVGKLWIDQSGEIEIVNHKSKDKCQLKFTPYSYFSRDVPRKVTGVVSDADGKAHYVMSGTWDEKMECSKILHSSHGSTSTEGKQKTVYQTLSPKVLWRKYPLPDNAENMYFFSELALTLNEPEERVAPTDSRLRPDQRLMESGRWDEANVEKQRLEEKQRAVRRRREAEAVEAMEEGKDYEGYLPLWFERKVDAVTGELICVYKGGYWEAKDKQDWSVCPDIF